The genomic segment TCCTCAGAAAAAGCATCCCAAGAACCATCCTTATTGCGTTCAACCCATAGCCTCTTGCCCATGACTCCTCCAAACTTGTGTGACTCATATCTAGTCATTCACCATGCAGATGTGTCGGTCACATCCTGACTCTTCCAATCTAGTGTCCAACATCGTCAAAAGGAGAATTCTTCTCACAGCTGCTCGGTTGTTGTAGTATTCGATTCCGATTGAGAGTCAGGGTGCCGTTGAACGTGTGAAAAAGTGATGAGCTGGAGGCTAAGAATCGCTTGAGTGTCAAAGAATGCGTTAGATTAGACATCATGGCTTTAACAGAACAAGAGTTGGCTGATATTCGTTCTAGGATTCCCCAGCGTCCGGACACTAACATTCCAATGCCATACGAAGACTTGGTGCGTAAAATCCTTCTTGAAGGAACACTGAAGTCAGATCGAACTGGTACGGGAACGATTTCCTTATTTGGCCAGCAGATTCGTTTCGATCTTCATGATTCTTTCCCACTACTGACCACGAAAACGGTATTTTTCAAAGGCTTAGCATACGAGCTGCTGTGGTTTTTGAAGGGTTCTAGTAATATCCGCTGGCTCCAAGAACATAACGTTCATATCTGGGATGAATGGGCTGACCCAGAGACGGGTGAGCTTGGCCCGGTGTATGGCGTGCAGTGGAGAAGTTGGCCTGCGCCGACGGCCGATAACCCCGCGAGAACCATTGACCAAATCTCAAACGTACTGAATCTAGTCAAGAAGCAACCAGATTCTCGGCGCATGGTGGTTAGTGCATGGAATCCCGCCGAGGTTGAGAATATGGCTCTGCCCCCATGCCACGCATTGTTCCAGTTCTATGTAGCTGATGGGAAATTGAGTTGCCAGCTATATCAGCGTTCTTGCGATATGTTCCTGGGCGTGCCATTCAATATAGCTTCGTATTCCTTGCTCACTCTGATGATTGCACAACAGGCAGGTCTTGAACCTGGAGAGTTTGTTTGGACCGGAGGAGACTGCCATATATATGACAACCATATCGATCAGGTTCTTGAACAACTGTCGCGAGCACCCTATCCGTATCCGACTGTGGAGTTGCGTAAGGCTGGTTCATTATTCGATTACCAATACGAAGATTTCACTGTTTCGGGCTATCAACACCACCCCAGTATCAAGGCTCCGGTTGCGGTCTGAGGGCATCATTACAATACTTTTCGACACAGTTTAATAAGGAGTAATTGTTTAGATGGAGCATGACAGTAGCAGTCGTAGCGGCTATCACGAACCTAAGCCCGGTAGGACCGGGCATGCCGATGACGAAGAAGAATGGGACAATTCGGAAATAACTCCGAGAAAACCATATTCAGTCAATCTCATATGGGCTCAGGCCCATGACACTCACGGTCGTGACGGTGCGATCGGTTTTGAAGGGTCCATGCCTTGGCATCTGTCTGAGGACTTGCAGCGTTTCAAAGAGCTCACTATTTCACACCCAGTGATAATGGGCCGTAAAACTTGGGAATCATTGCAAGAACGGTATAGACCGCTGAGCAATAGGGACAACATCGTTGTATCTCGCCAGCCGCACTATGAAGCAGCAGGCGCCACAGTCGTCGATGATATTGAAGCGGCTCTAGAGATTGCCCGCCAAGAATCCATACCAGACGATGGTATGGACCGTTCTGAGATTTGGGTTATCGGGGGAGCACAGCTTTTCGATGATGTCATCTCACAAGCAGATAAAGCTTTTGTCACTGTGATTGATGCAGCAGTCCAAGCTGATACGTATGCGCCTGATATTGCTGAACTCGTTGATGCAGGACTATGGCGCATTAGTGAATCTGGTGAGTGGCGTAGCCCCAACAAGCACAGTGCTGTAGTTCGTCGATTCCGATTCATGAACTATGTGAAAGCCCAATAGTCCACAAGGCATTTTAAGGAATGAGACATATGCAATCCAAACCTTATGTGGTTATGACCGTTTGCACAGGCAATATTTGCCGGTCTCCAATGGCCCAAATTGTGCTTGCTGACTTTTTCGCAAAACAGGGCATCGGCACAGACTCAGTAATTGTTGATTCGAGTGGTGTGAGCGATGAAGAGTACGGTAATCCGATAGATCGACGCGCACGCAAAGTATTATTAGAGCGCGGATATACATTACCAGAGCATCATTTTGCTCACCGCATCACGCACCAAGAAGCAATCGAGTCCGATCTACTGCTGCCAATGACAGTTGCGCATATGCGCTCATTGCTGCGACTTCTCCCTACAGAAAAACGTCAATCTGTGCACATGTATCGGAGCTTTGTTCCTGAGATTGCTCAGCTCGGGAAAACTCATGAGAGTGCTCTCGATTTGGCTGACCCTTGGTATGGTGGTCCAGAAGAGTTCGAGCTTGCTATTGATCAGATAGAACAGGCTGCACCATATATTGTTGACTGGGTATCTAAACAGATATAGCTGTTATGAGTTTTCATGCAGGTGCCGGCGTGAGTACCGCCGTATGAACTGATGCAATCACTGGTGCTAGCTCAGCTATTGGGTCATATCTGAGCTAGTCGTAATCTGACTTGCATCAGTTAATCCACCCATGTGATTGTTGCCACAAGCAGCAGCGCTAGATGTGCAGGTGCACTCATGCCTCGCGACCGCCCCACACAAACCCTGTATGACTTGGCGTTTTCCTGTAGACTAGCGGTATGTAGCCAAAGGGGGTGGATCACGATGAAGTGTAATCCGTTCTATGTTGAAAATGGTTTGCGTTCGAAGTTTTACCACGATGACGATGAATGTCCGTTTGGCAAGCGCATACCTGTTTCAGATCGAATACCAGGAGAAGGTTCTCGGTTCCATTGCTGGGTTTGTGAGAGTTTACAAGTGGGGGAGCACGACGGTGCCAGGATGGACCCACCAGTGCTGTAAAAGCCTCTCAAGGCACCCGCTGTGGGCAGTTCGTACGGCAGTAATAGTGTTTTCAGTCAGTCGGAACTATAGGAGCTTCTGTGCCGTCTCGTAATGCTTTTGCTGAGTATGGTTGTCTGCTGTTTTCTGTTTAGCAAGTACCGTGTGCGCACTGCTAAACAGAAAACAGCGCGATATAGCACGTATGAGGGGTTCGCAGACGTTGAGGCTATATCGCACTGTTCTGTGGAGATGTGTATGTGGTTATTGCGCGCTTTAGTGTATATGCGAGTTTGCGTCTTCGCGCATTTGCTTGAGCATAGCTCTATAGTCTTCACGCTGATCTTCTCGGATTGACTGTGAATCGCGCTCAGCGTGGTTCAGCAGTACTCCGAGTTTGGCCTTGAACCCTTTAGCTTCACGGAATTCTTTGAAGTCTTCATTCTCGGAGCCTTTTATGGCTTCGAAGTTTTCTTTGTCAATTTCATGTTGGAGTTTCGCATCCTCCTGCATATTGTCATATGCTCGCTCAAAGAATGATTGTTCATTACTCATAATGATGTTGCCTTTCGGATAATACGATTGTGGATGTTGAGATTGTGGTGCAGCCGAGAAGCCCTGGTAATCCTGTTGATTGATTGCGTGCTTAGTCAGTTGATTGATTCCGCGACTGAAGCTGTGGTCGACTGGGCTGTAAATGCTGTGTCTCAAGACTGTTGCGTCTCAATTTGGTAATAATGAGGTTGATGGGGATTGATATCAGTATGACTGCAAGGCCAACAATGACCAGCATCAGACCTTCGTCAGTGCCTGCTGACAGGAAGAATACGGAGCTTCCAGCTCCTATATTGAGCATGCCGACAGCAGCAAAGATGCATCCCAGAATCATCCCAGGCATGCGGATTCTGCGATGTTGAGCTTGATAGGCGCGTATCTCTTCCTGCTGTTGAAAGAGGTGTCTAGCCCACATTGCGCTAACGACGTGTTGATCCTCTACGGTCATGGCCAAGTCATCCATCTTCTTTCCCTCATATTCCCTCGTCGTCTCGTACATAGCTGATAGATAGTGGCTACGAGCAATCTTGATAGATACCAACATATGCCTGCTCTATTTGATGATTGTTGAAGAAGTATTTGAGAATTATTAAGTGCATATGTACCTGTTGGGAGAGTTGTGAACGCGAAACATGCATTCACTTGCGAGCAGTTTTCGTTTGTGTAGGGATTTTCGCTGATAACAGCGGGTTCTCGAATTTTAGATTGGCGGAATCGCGCGGTTTTACGACTTTGAAGCAGGGGTGTCTGCAGATAAATCCCTACACAAACGAATCATCATGCCGCTATAAGCGGAGGACTGGTGAGAAAGTGTGTGGATATGCCTATGAAAGGTCTCACATGTGCACATTTCAATTCAGATTGAAACAGAAAGGGCTCGTAAAAACATAGCTGCTGAAGGCACTCGATCTGTATGCATATTTCAAGGGTGGTGATGATATGAAAAATCCCTCACATAAGCACTTTCGTGATGTGAGGGATTCTTTCCAGTGGCTCCGAGCGGCATCGATCCGCTGACCTAGCGATTTTCAGTCGCTCGCTCTACCAACTGAGCTACAGAGCCAATGAATAGTTGAAAAAACCCGGCGAACCGGGTTCCAATTACTACTCAAGCGACCCCGGCCGGACTTGAACCGGTGACCTCCGCCGTGACAGGGCGGCGCTCTAACCAGCTGAGCTACGGGGCCGTGGCTACAAAAAGCAGCCAAGTGGATATCTTACAAGAAACTGCGCGACATGCAAATTCTGTGCCGATATGATGCGATTTCGGCGTGTCGTTAGCATCTCTTTTTGGCTACTTTTCAGTGATATGGCCGCCAAATTGCCCGCGAAGTGCAGAGACAACTTTGAGCGCGTCATCACTGCCACCACGCGAAGTTTGGCGAGCAAAGAGTGCGGCTGCTGTTGCAGGGACAGGAACGCCAAGATCAAGAGCTGCATCGACCATCCAGCGTGCTTCGCCTGATTCATTTGCTACGGGTGGCATTGAAGCAAGGTTGGGATCTTTTTTCAGAGCTAAAGCCAACAGATCAAGCAGCCAAGATTTGATGACTGTTCCAGAAGTCCATGAGTCGATGACTTCTGTGGGGTTATCGATCAGGTCGCTATGAGTCATGGTTGCGTACCCTTCACCCAGAGCTTGCATCATCCCATATTCGATACCGTTATGAACCATCTTTGCAAAGTGTCCGGCACCAACAGGACCTGCGAGTACGAGCCCGGCATCTCCTTCGGGCTTGAGAGCATTAAAAAATGGCAGGGCTATGTCGAAATCTTCTGTGCTGCCGCCAACCATCAGCGCATAGCCATTCTTTGGGCCCCAAACGCCGCCAGAGACACCAGCCTCCATGAAGTGCACGCCATGCGCAGCAAGCTCTTGCTCATGAGGAGCGTCATCCGAGTATTTCGTGTTGCCACCGTCAATGACTAAGTCGCCAGCTGACAACAAAGTGCTGAGCGCAGTTATGGTCGAATCTGTAGGTATTCCTGCGGGTAGCATCACCCAGATCACTCGTGGGGCTTGCAGTGTCTCAACTAACTCTTCGAGTGATTCAACATCGCGCCCCGAGTCGGGTGCGCGGTCATAGCCCACAATGGTGTGTCCTGCTTCGCGGATTCGAGAAGCCATATTGCCGCCCATGCGGCCTAGTCCAATCATGCCCAGTTGCATAGTGCCTTCTTTCTTGTTGTGTGGTGTCACTGGTAATAACACATGTTGTGACGATTGATGTGACGCTTGTTATGTGATGTCGTCAAACTGCTACACGACCAGTGAAAGTAGCAGGGTGAAGATTAATCCGATAACAGAGAGCACGGTTTCCATCAATGTCCAGGTTTTGAATGTTTGCCCAACACTCATGCCGAAGTATTCCTTAACCATCCAGAATCCAGCGTCGTTGAGATGGGAGAAGATGACTGAGCCTGCTCCTATGGCTAGCACTAGCAAGCACAGGTGAGTTGGGCTGAGTCCACTTGCAAGGGGCACCATGATACCCGATGCAGTTACGGTTGCGACTGTTGCAGAGCCTGTGGCAACACGAATAAGCACGGCGACCAACCATCCTGCGATTAAGGGATTGAGCGACGAGCTAGAGATACCTTGCGCAATCACATCACCGATGCCTGAATCAACCAGAGTTTGTTTGAAGCCGCCGCCGGCTCCCACAATGAGGAGGATGCCAGACACGGAGCCAATCGACGTGCCTACGATTGAGTTGAGTTTGTCACGCCCTGCACCGTGCATCGTACCCAGTACGATCATCGCGACGAGAGTGGTGATAAGTAGCGCTTCCAAAGGCTGCCCAATAAACACGAAGAATTTTCCAACAGGATTGCCCGTTTGTCCTGTGAGATCGATGATGCTACCTGCAAGCATCAGCACCACAGGCAGTAATATAACGCTCAAAGCTGCACCAAATGACGGTTTGCTGCTCTGAGACTCTGCTGTTTCCTTTACCTTAGTATCCTCAGGAGCCATGATGGGCACCCAACGAACCATGAGTTTTGCGAGCAACGGACCCGAGATAATCACAGTTGGTATAGCGACCAACAGACCAAGTCCAAGAGTTAAGCCGAGATTAGCGTGAAGAGCGCTAATTGCAGCCAATGGTCCTGGATGTGGGGGGAGAAAAGCATGCAAGGTTGATAAGCCTGCTAAGGCTGGTATTCCCAGAAGGATGACAGGTTTGTTTGCCCTATGTGCGGCAAAAATCACCACTGGTATCAGAATGACCACGCCCACTTCAAAAAACAGTGGAATACCTACAGCAAAGGCGATGAGCGCCATGGCCCAAGGGAGCAGGTGTGAAGGTGTTTTGCTTAAAATTGTGTCAACGATGACATCAGCGCCGCCCGATACGGTGAGTAGCGTACCGATGATGCCACCTAAAGCAATGAGAATGCCTACGCTTGAAACGGTTGAGCCAAGTCCGTCGGTAAAACTAGTAAAGGATTTGTCATAACTAATCCCCGCGGATACAGCCATAACGAAGGACCCCAGCATCAATGCTAAGAATGGGTGTAGCTTGACGACGGAAATCAATATAACAATCACCAAAATGCCGAGTAATGCGGCAATTATGAGGTTCATAGAATCACTCCTTTGTGTTCAATGATTTGTTTGAGACTGCTTTGATTGCATGCCAATGCCTGATTCGTATTGGCATGCATCTCAACTTGCGTGTGTCTAGTCGCTGTTGAAGAACGATATCTGGCAATGAGGCTGAGGGTACTCAACGGACCAAGGACTCTTCCTTAGAGGCATGTTTTTGTACAGCTTGAATGGCTCGATCGATCATCTCCTGCTGGCTTCCTTCAATGGACACTTCAATGCCAGGTTCGTCAGCTTGCAGAGCTTCGAGTATGGCGAATTGACTTGGCAAGAGTGCTGGGGGCATGAAATGCCCTTTTCTGTGAGCTAGACGATCCTGTATGAGTGCTTGTGAGCCGACTAAGTGCACGAAAAACACTGGAACATCTTTGCGCAGGATATCTCTATATGAGCGTTTGAGCGCTGAACTAGAAACCACTGTGGATTCTCCAAGTGTTTGTCGACCGAGCATCCACCGGTTAATTACTTCAAGCCAAGGGCGGCGATCCTCATCTGTGAGGGGAATGCCGTGCGACATTTTTTCGATATTTGCTTTGGGATGGAAATCATCTCCTTCAGCCATAGTGAAGCCGAGCTGGTCCCTGATGGCTTCAGCGACTGTGGATTTGCCACACCCTGCCACGCCCATCACCACAACGTGAACCGGACGTTTATTCTCATTTGTGCGAATGACCATTACTGTTCTTACCTGCCTTCTGCGTCGTTGCAGTTTGTACGATGTCGGGATATTGCGTAATGTCTACATCCCGAATTGCTTGACACCTCACATAGTAATCAAATAAAGAGTACCAATCAAATTAAAAAGAGTACTTAATGAGCAATATCACATTATGAAGCCTCATTGGTACTCTCATAACTATGGCGAACTTTGGAGATGGAGAACCTGCTCAGACGGTGTTGATGCACATGCCGGTGGCGCAAGAATTGGCTATTGACATCATCGAGGGGCGTTGGATTGTTGGTGAGTCAATGACACTCGAACAGATTCAACAACGTTTCTCGATTTCTAGGACCGTTGCTAGGGAGGTAGCGAGACAACTCCAGTCCGTTGATGCTGTGCAGGTCAGAAAACGTCTGGGCATCGTAGCTCAACCAGTGGGCGATTGGGCCGCGTTAAATCCACAAGTTGTCAATTGGAAACTTCACTCAAATCAGCGTAGAAAACAACTCATCTCTCTCACAGAGTTGAGGCTTGCGGTGGAACCTGCAGCTGCTGCAGGAGCCGCAGTGAATGCTCCTATAGAGGTGAAAGCCAAAGTGGCGGCATTGGCTGTAGAAATGAGAAAGACAGGGGAGCAAGGAAATTTGGAAGAATTCCATAACTTCGATATCCAATTTCATTCACTCCTGCTCAAATATAGCGGCAACGAGTTATTTGCAGGACTTTCGGACATCGTTTCAACGATTCTTCGAGGAAGAGTTGAAATAGGAATGTATCCTCAACAACCTGCCCCCGAAGCTTTAGATGCCCACCAAGAAGTCGCTGACGGAGTACTGCACGGTGAGCCTGCAACAGCACGAGAAGGTATGCGTCGTATAGTCGATGAGGTCGATGCTGCCGTATCAAATGATCTGTAAATATGCTTGATCTGTAAATATGCTTTTGTGCAGCTACGCTTATGTGTACTGTTCCTTGCCAGGTCGCTGCTCACGTAGCATTGCTTATCTCTGAGTTGCACCTCTGGTAATTGTGCTGTGTGACATCAGTATTTCTTTCTCTTTCTCCTACTTGGCTATGTGTCAAAACGCTGCCTTCGACACGTATTGCTTGATTGTCGCAACAATATGGTGCAGTGGGAGTGTTGAAAATCAACGGAGTGTCGAAGTTTTTACATAACGTAGTTAATGTATTAGCATAGTTAACACTTAGTAAAAAATAGGTTATGAAGCAATGGGTTCACAGCTGAACTGATTACTTCTGCTGTGGTCGAGGTTATATGCCGCAGTACCTTTCCTTCTGTGCACTCCAGCTCGAGGATGAGCCGGAAAGGAGTAGACGATGAGCAGTAATGTCTCAACACACGACAACATCTTGGAAATGCAGAGCATCACGAAAGAATTTACCGGGGTGCGCGCACTTGGCAAGGTCACCTTGAAAGTGAAACGAGGTGAAGTCCACGCTATTTGCGGAGAGAACGGCGCTGGAAAATCAACGCTGATGAAAGTGCTCTCTGGTGTATATCCTTATGGCACGTATTCAGGAGACATCGTATTTTCAGGCAAAGTTGCCAAGTTCCATTCGATAAAGGAATCAGAGAAATCAGGCATCGTCATTATTCACCAAGAATTGGCGTTAATCCCTGAACTCTCGATTGCGGAGAATATCTTCCTCGGGAATGAGCTAGTTACAGCTGGGCTTATTGACTGGAGCGGCACGCAAACTCGTACTAGCGATCTTCTCGCCCGCGTAGGGTTAGATGCCGATCCTTCCACACCTATTAAAAATCTTGGTGTAGGTCAACAGCAGCTCGTGGAAATTGCTAAAGCCTTGTCAAAAAACGTGAGCCTATTGATTCTCGATGAACCCACGTCTGCTCTGAATGAAGAGGACTCAGCAAATCTGCTGAATCTGATGCGTTCACTGCGCAGTAAAGGCATAACCTGCATCATGATCTCGCACAAGCTCAATGAGATCGCTGAGATTTCCGACGCTATCACGGTGATTCGTGACGGTAAGACGGTAGGCGAGATTGCCGTTGAGAATGGTCATGTTGACGAAGACACCATTATTAAGGCCATGGTTGGTAGATCACTAGATAATCGCTATCCAACGCACGAGTCGAAGGTGGGGGACGTTATCTTCAAAGTCAGTGATTGGACGGTTGAAGACCCAAACGTTCCCGGTCGTTTGCTCTGCGACCACATTAACTTTGAAATTCGTGCAGGTGAAATCGTGGGTTTTGCCGGTCTGATGGGCGCTGGTCGAACCGAAATGGCTCGTTCTCTTTTTGGCAAAAATTACGGCATATACAAAGGTGGTTCGGTCACCATTCGCGGGAAGCGCACAGTATTTAACTCGGTCAGTGAAGCTATTAAAAACGGTCTTGCATATGTGCCAGAAGATCGCAAGCTGCTGGGTCTGAATCTGCTCGATAGCATCGAAGAAACTACAGTTTCTGCAAATATGCGCAAAATTTTGACGCATAATCTCATTGACTTCTCCAAACAACGTACCGTCGCTGAACGATATCGCGAGAGCTTAAAAATTAAGGCTCATGCCGTCGACGTTGGGGTATCCACGTTGTCGGGAGGGAACCAGCAGAAAGTCGTGATTTCCAAGTGGATGTTCCCTGATCCTGATGTGTTGATTCTTGACGAGCCCACCCGAGGAATTGACGTTGGTGCAAAATACGAGATTTACAAACTCGTCCATCAGTTAGCAGACGAAGGCAAAGCCGTCATTTTCATATCTTCTGAGCTCCCAGAAATTCTGGGTATGACCGACAGAATCTACACCATTTGTGAGGGTCATATCTCTGGAGAAGTGCAGACCAAAGATGCTGATCAGGAATCTCTGATGCGCATGATGACCACCACCCTTGCGGCTTAGTCGCCCCCAAGATTCGCGTTCATTTTTCGGGGTATCAGTGCAATCTGCCCCAACCGATTTGTTGAAAGAGAGAGGTACCTTCGCATGAAATATCTGAAACAGGTTCTCGGCAACGATTTGCGGCAAATACCTATGGTGTTGGCGCTGCTCGTATTACTGCTTGGCTTCCATGTCATATCGGGAGGCAGAATGTTGACCTCATCGAATATGCAAAATCTCATATCAGGCAATGCCTACGTGTTAATTCTTGCGATAGGCATGCTGATGGTGATCGTTATTGGGCAAATTGATCTGTCAGTCGGTTCTGTTGCAGGATTCGTGGCCATGGTGGTGGCTATTTCCGCAAGAGACTTGCACTTGCCATGGTATATCGCAGTGCTTCTGGGCTTTGCCTTAGGGTTAGCTATTGGCGCGTGGCAAGGATTTTGGCTTTCGAAAATGGGGATTCCAGGCTTCATTTCAACACTTGCCGGAATGATGATTTTCCGCGGTGCAGTTATCTGGCTCTCAGGTTCGATTTCCGTCCCAGCACCTAAAGAACTTCAGTTTTTTGGCGCAGGCTATCTTCCCGAATGGGGTCCAGGCTGGACGAATATGAATAATTCGACTCTGCTTCTTGGGCTGATCGCTATAGCTTTTCTTGCTTGGTCACAAATCACCAAATATCAGCAGACCAAGAGCGAAGCAAATACTGCAACAATGCCTATGTGGCCAATGCTAGTCAGAGTTATCGGAGGAGGCGCTGCCATCGCCTATGTAACGTGGCTCTTTGGTTCAGGCCGCCCAGGAACATCCTTCCCTATACCAGGTTTAGTTCTTGTTGCTCTGATTGTGATTTACCACATAGTCACGGAACGCACGCGCTTTGGCCGTCATATCTATGCAGTCGGTGGTAACAAGCAGGCTGCAGCGCTTTCCGGAGTCAATGTGTCGAGAACTTATTTTGCTGCTATGGCGAATATGTCATTCCTTGCAGCTCTTGCCGGAGTGCTGTTTTTGGGGCGTGCGACTGCAGCAGGACCTGGTGATGGTACCAACTGGGAACTTGATGCCATTTCTGCAGTATTTATCGGAGGCGCTGCAGTCTCAGGAGGTGTCGGCACCATTATGGCGACGATGGTCGGTGGTGTGTTGATTGCGGTGTTGAACTCTGGTCTCATGCTCATGGGTGTGGGAGCTGACAAAACACAGGTCATTAAAGGTTTGGTGCTGCTGCTGGCAGTGGCGATTGATGCGTTGAACAAGCAACAAGGACGACCATCAATCATCGGGAAAATCATGGAATCCTTCCAAAAAAAGGACAAGTGACCACAGCAGAACGTTGTATTGCCTCCTCAATGACGAGGCAGCAATACAAAGCACAAAGCAACAGCAGTAGAACAGAAAGGAAGACAGATGAAGGTTAAGAAAGTAGTTACAGCAATTGCAGCGATTGTAGCAGTAGGCACTCTGGCAGCTTGCGGAGGTAGCAGCAGGTCAGATAGCGGAACTGTCTCGGGAGAAAAGGGTTTCGCTGCTGATGCAACGATCGGTGTTTCGTTGCCGTGGCTTGGCACACAGAATTGGAAAGAAGCTGAAACCATGTTCAACGATCAGCTGACTGCCGCTGGTTTTAAGCCCCTCATTCAAGCTGCAGACCAAAAGGTACCTCAGCAGCAGCAACAAATCGAGGCAATGATTGAGCAAGGAGCTAAGGTAATTGTCGTTGGTCCTATTGATGGTACCCAACTCGGTTCTGTGCTCAGCAAAGCTAAAGAAGCTGGTGTTGCGGTTATTGGGTATGACCGGCTTATTGAAAATACTGATGCTGTGGATGCCGTTGTACAGTTTGGTTCTATCAAAACTGGCGAATTGCAAGCAGAGTCGCTCCTTGAAGGTCTGAAGGCTAAGAAGGGCGATGGTCCTTACAATATTGAGCTCTTCGGCGGTGGACCGGCTGATCCGAATGCTCCGAACTTCTTCAAGGGTGCCATGTCCGTACTGCAGCCAAAGATTGACGACGGTACGCTGACCGTGGTTTCCGGTCAGACTGAGTTCACGCAGGTCGCTACTCCCGACTGGGATAACAGTAAGGCGCAGCAGCGCATGGATTCTCTGCTCTCGGGCAACTACTCCGACAAGAAAATCGACGGCGTGCTCTCGCCGAACGACGGCATCGCACGAGCCATCGTGACCGCTTGCGAGCAGGCTGGTCAGGATATTCCCGTGGTCACCGGTCTGGATGCCGAGAACGAATCGGTGACGTGGATATGGGAAGGCAAGCAATGGTCAACCGTTGCCAAGCCGACCGATGCCCTGGTCGCCAAGAGCGTCGAACTCATTCAGGCATTGCAGGCAGGCAAGGATTTGCCGACCGCCGACGACACAGCCGACAACGGTTCCATCGATGTGCCGCTCTACGAGCTTTCGCCGGTTGTGGTAACCAAAGACAATGCCAAGGAAGTCTTTGCTGACGATGCCGACCGTTTGGCATTGCTGAAGTAGGGGTTGTCAGTTGGCAGCAACTATCTGCATCAAACGGTGATTGAAATATGGACGTGGTCTCGTCCGTATGCAGCAGTGTTGTAACAACAAGCCGGAATATGTATCACAGGTATGTATTCCGGCTTTCCCCTCCCATCAGGCCACGATGAAGTCGATGGCCTGGCAATCCTCCTCGAGCTTACTTGCTATTCAACGATGAACAACATCAGTGGTATCGGAAGGAACAACAGAATGAAACGCTTCATGAC from the Bifidobacterium sp. genome contains:
- a CDS encoding sugar ABC transporter ATP-binding protein, whose translation is MSSNVSTHDNILEMQSITKEFTGVRALGKVTLKVKRGEVHAICGENGAGKSTLMKVLSGVYPYGTYSGDIVFSGKVAKFHSIKESEKSGIVIIHQELALIPELSIAENIFLGNELVTAGLIDWSGTQTRTSDLLARVGLDADPSTPIKNLGVGQQQLVEIAKALSKNVSLLILDEPTSALNEEDSANLLNLMRSLRSKGITCIMISHKLNEIAEISDAITVIRDGKTVGEIAVENGHVDEDTIIKAMVGRSLDNRYPTHESKVGDVIFKVSDWTVEDPNVPGRLLCDHINFEIRAGEIVGFAGLMGAGRTEMARSLFGKNYGIYKGGSVTIRGKRTVFNSVSEAIKNGLAYVPEDRKLLGLNLLDSIEETTVSANMRKILTHNLIDFSKQRTVAERYRESLKIKAHAVDVGVSTLSGGNQQKVVISKWMFPDPDVLILDEPTRGIDVGAKYEIYKLVHQLADEGKAVIFISSELPEILGMTDRIYTICEGHISGEVQTKDADQESLMRMMTTTLAA
- a CDS encoding sugar ABC transporter permease, coding for MKYLKQVLGNDLRQIPMVLALLVLLLGFHVISGGRMLTSSNMQNLISGNAYVLILAIGMLMVIVIGQIDLSVGSVAGFVAMVVAISARDLHLPWYIAVLLGFALGLAIGAWQGFWLSKMGIPGFISTLAGMMIFRGAVIWLSGSISVPAPKELQFFGAGYLPEWGPGWTNMNNSTLLLGLIAIAFLAWSQITKYQQTKSEANTATMPMWPMLVRVIGGGAAIAYVTWLFGSGRPGTSFPIPGLVLVALIVIYHIVTERTRFGRHIYAVGGNKQAAALSGVNVSRTYFAAMANMSFLAALAGVLFLGRATAAGPGDGTNWELDAISAVFIGGAAVSGGVGTIMATMVGGVLIAVLNSGLMLMGVGADKTQVIKGLVLLLAVAIDALNKQQGRPSIIGKIMESFQKKDK
- a CDS encoding substrate-binding domain-containing protein translates to MKVKKVVTAIAAIVAVGTLAACGGSSRSDSGTVSGEKGFAADATIGVSLPWLGTQNWKEAETMFNDQLTAAGFKPLIQAADQKVPQQQQQIEAMIEQGAKVIVVGPIDGTQLGSVLSKAKEAGVAVIGYDRLIENTDAVDAVVQFGSIKTGELQAESLLEGLKAKKGDGPYNIELFGGGPADPNAPNFFKGAMSVLQPKIDDGTLTVVSGQTEFTQVATPDWDNSKAQQRMDSLLSGNYSDKKIDGVLSPNDGIARAIVTACEQAGQDIPVVTGLDAENESVTWIWEGKQWSTVAKPTDALVAKSVELIQALQAGKDLPTADDTADNGSIDVPLYELSPVVVTKDNAKEVFADDADRLALLK